The sequence TGGTTGAAACAGGTTCAAAGCCTAGCTTTTGATATAGCTGTAAAGCACGCGGACTATCAAGCGTGTTAGTTTGGATTATTACTTTTTGCGGGTCTAAATCCCAAGCTGAAGATAAGACTTCATTTAAGAAAAATCGTGATAACCCACGTCCTTGAAACTCTTTAATCAAACCAAAATATAACACTTCAGCAATAGGCATGTTACGCAGGTTAAGCTCCGCAAAACCTGCAGGACAACCATTAATATATAAAATATAAATTACAGTATTTGGTGATTGGATAATATCAATTAATTCTTGATCTTTTAACTTGCGTCGTACGGACCAGTGATGCTCCTTACCTATTTCGCGATATAAATAACGATAGAAATGAGCGGG comes from Bartonella sp. HY038 and encodes:
- a CDS encoding N-acetyltransferase, which produces MVFKKSPQYLAARVTHLEMQTRGNNSVPLPIGMTLAIMKAEQCPAHFYRYLYREIGKEHHWSVRRKLKDQELIDIIQSPNTVIYILYINGCPAGFAELNLRNMPIAEVLYFGLIKEFQGRGLSRFFLNEVLSSAWDLDPQKVIIQTNTLDSPRALQLYQKLGFEPVSTSDVMIEAWKDD